One Actinomycetospora corticicola genomic window, CTGGACCTCCTCGGCCGGCTGGAACACCAGACGGACCCGCCCCGGCAGCCGGTCGGCGGCCGACGCGAGCGCCACGCCGGCGCCGAGCAGCACGGCGGTGTGCGCGTCGTGCCCGCACATGTGGGCGATCCCGGGCGTGCGGGAGGCGAAGGGGAGGTCGCTGTGCTCGTGGAGCGGCAGGGCGTCCATGTCGGCGCGCAGCGCGACGGTGCGCGGACCGGAGCCGATGTCACAGACGAGTCCGGTGCCGGGCAGCAGCCGCGGCTTCAGGCCCACGGAGCGGAGCACGGTCGCGCAGAGGTCGGTGGTCATCCGCTCGGCACGGGCCAGCTCGGGGTGCGCGTGGATCGCACGCCGCCAGCCGACCACGTCGGCGGTGTGCTCGGCGAGCCAGGCGTCGAGCCACTGCGGGCCGGAACCGGCCCCGAGGTCCACGACGTTCGGCTCGTCCGGCCGGGTCTGGAGCAGTGTCACCGTCTCCACCTCCTCGGGTCACGGCCCGGAACGGCCCGCGACGAATACCCATCACTATCCATCCCCCGAACGGCCGCTTCAGCTCGATCCCGGCCGGTCGCGCCGAGGGGTCCCGACGCTGCTGCCAGTGGCGGACGTCTCCCTCCGGACGAGAGACGAGCGGACGGTTCCCGCAGGTCACCGGGTCAGCGGTCCGCCCGCGGGCGCGGAACGGGACGAGCGGTCGGTTGTGCACCACCCGCGGACGGGCGGTCCGCCGACCGCCCGCCACTCGTCCCCGGCCCTCCCGGGCGGCATGCGGCCGGACGGGTGGGGCGGGGGCCACGGACGGCGGGGACGCCATAGTGGAGGGGTGAGCCCCCGCCCCGCCGACACCCGCCGCCTGGTCGGGCGCTACCGCCTGGACTCCGAGCTCGGGCGCGGCGCGATGGGCACGGTCTGGTCGGCCTACGACGAGGTCCTGCACCGCCCCGTGGCGGTCAAGGAGGTCCGTCTCTCCCTGGTCCCGGTCTCCGAGCGCGCCATCGTCCGGGAGCGGACGCTGCGCGAGGCGCGGGCCACGGCCATGCTCAGCCACCCCAACGTCGTCACGCTCTACGACGTCGTCGAGGTCAACGCCGAGCCCTACGTCGTGATGGAGCTGCTGCCCTCCCGCAGCCTCGCCTCCTACATCGGCGAGCGGGGCACGCTCACCCCGGCCGAGACCGCCGAGATCGGTTCGGCCGTCGCCTCCGCGCTGATGACCGCCCACCGCGCGGGCATCACCCACCGCGACGTCAAGCCCGGCAACGTGCTCATCGGTACCGACGGGCAGATCAAGCTCACCGACTTCGGTATCGCCCGCAACGCCGCCGAATCCTCGATGACCCAGACCGGCACGGTGCTCGGGTCGCCGCCCTACATCGCGCCGGAGGTCGCGATGGGCCGTGCGGTCGGTCCGCCCGCCGACCTCTGGGGCCTCGGCGCCACGCTCTACGCCTGCCTCGAGGGGCGGCCGCCCTACGACGCGGGCGACCCGGTCTCCACCGTCTCCGCCGTCGTGCACGGCGACGTCCCCCGGCCCGGCGGCCACGGCCCCGTGCAGGACGTCATCCGCGGCCTCATGGTCAAGGACCCGGCCCTGCGGATGCCCCTGCCGGCCGTCCGTCGTCGCCTGCGCCCGCTCATGGCCGACCCCGAGGGGCCGATCCTCTCCGCGCCGCCCTCCCCCGCCACCACCGAGTTCCGCCTCCCGCCCCCGCGCCCCGACGCCGCGGACCACTCCGGCCTGATCCCCGTGGCCCGCGGTCGCAGCGGCACGCTCGTCGACGGGCAGGTGCCCCCCGAGCAGCCCGGGCCGGCCCCGCGGACGGCGCCCCTCCGCGCACCCGGGCGCCCCCTTCCCGACGACGGGTCCGACGCGTCGGCGGCGAAGGCCGCGGCCTCCGCGGCCGCGGGTCCTGCGACCACGACGGCCCCGGAACAGCCGGCGGGCAGCGCGGAGGACGCCCCGGACACCGGCGCGGAGACCCCCGATGCGGCCGACCCCACGGCGGTGGACGGGACCGCGACCGACGACGGACCTGCCTCCGGCACCGGGGACGGACCGGGCGAGGGGGCCCCGACCGGCGACGCGTCGGAGGGCGACACGTCGCCGGGCGACGACGCGGACGGGTCGGCCGCCGGCTCGGACGACGAAGCGGAGCCCTCCGGCACGACCGCGTCCGACGGCCCCGTGTCGGCCGCCGCCGCCGCCGCGGCGGGGGCGGACGACGCCGCGGGCCCGACGAGCACGACCGACGACGCGTCGGCAGCGAGCACCGACGGGGCGGAGGACGACGAGCCCGAGAGCCCTGCCGCTGCGGACGCCGGGACCGGGGACACCGACGCGAAGGCCCCGGGGACGGCCGCGGCGGCCGGGCCGACGGACGTCCAGGAGCCCGGCCGGACGACCGACGGCACCGCCGACGAGGCCGACGGCACGAGCGCGACCGGAGCGGGCGACGACGCGGCGGAGCCCGCCGAGGCCGACGGGGACGAGCAGCCGCCGGCCGACGCCGCAGCGCCGGACACCGACGGATCCGTGGCGGACACCGACGGACCCGTGGCGGACGCGGCTCCCGGAGACGCCGCCGACGCCACACCCGGTGCCACGCCCGCCGCTCCGGACACCACCGACGACGCCACCCCGGACGTCGCAC contains:
- a CDS encoding protein kinase domain-containing protein, with protein sequence MSPRPADTRRLVGRYRLDSELGRGAMGTVWSAYDEVLHRPVAVKEVRLSLVPVSERAIVRERTLREARATAMLSHPNVVTLYDVVEVNAEPYVVMELLPSRSLASYIGERGTLTPAETAEIGSAVASALMTAHRAGITHRDVKPGNVLIGTDGQIKLTDFGIARNAAESSMTQTGTVLGSPPYIAPEVAMGRAVGPPADLWGLGATLYACLEGRPPYDAGDPVSTVSAVVHGDVPRPGGHGPVQDVIRGLMVKDPALRMPLPAVRRRLRPLMADPEGPILSAPPSPATTEFRLPPPRPDAADHSGLIPVARGRSGTLVDGQVPPEQPGPAPRTAPLRAPGRPLPDDGSDASAAKAAASAAAGPATTTAPEQPAGSAEDAPDTGAETPDAADPTAVDGTATDDGPASGTGDGPGEGAPTGDASEGDTSPGDDADGSAAGSDDEAEPSGTTASDGPVSAAAAAAAGADDAAGPTSTTDDASAASTDGAEDDEPESPAAADAGTGDTDAKAPGTAAAAGPTDVQEPGRTTDGTADEADGTSATGAGDDAAEPAEADGDEQPPADAAAPDTDGSVADTDGPVADAAPGDAADATPGATPAAPDTTDDATPDVAPTGRDGGRTTVVAGTAAAAAAAAAASASTTTDDEATADDAEDDEDASGQKPSDPSSGRTGTPPGGTRTGTPPGGTRTTTPAGGSPRSTPSSGLSVPAPSAAETTMVTPRVPPRRGPTTPGPWPAPAPPHRRPPYPNAGGAPGGPRRPAGPQALASDPGPLPFAPSRTPGPSAEQQRRRRVAVVALVVVLALAGLVGGYVVTRLLGGQPPFSISLAPDGPVVDGAQLVVHSDDNARYSGTGMGFTALVPASWQQFRLQQPGGDIVVRYVSDDADRELRVDKLVGFYPAQTVADYARLLADPARVGADGVRVEPLTQVAPARTGASEPVQQTVYRTQSGQGAAVDDRVTWTRLIPSGTDLWVVRLTAPSTAPGGAADQFAAVADSFDPPV